One genomic window of Spiroplasma endosymbiont of Diplazon laetatorius includes the following:
- the rpmB gene encoding 50S ribosomal protein L28 — protein sequence MARKDGLTGKGPLSGNSRSHAMNANKRKWNLNLQKVQVMDENGKVMTLKVSARTLRTLKKNNQLAK from the coding sequence ATGGCAAGAAAAGACGGTTTAACAGGTAAAGGTCCTTTGTCAGGTAATTCAAGATCACATGCTATGAATGCCAACAAAAGAAAATGAAACCTTAACTTACAGAAAGTTCAAGTTATGGATGAAAATGGTAAAGTTATGACTTTAAAAGTTTCAGCCAGAACACTTAGAACTTTGAAAAAAAACAATCAGTTAGCAAAATAA
- a CDS encoding thiamine diphosphokinase — MKDKALIVISSTELNLKPFVENHTIIGVERGCLDLINKEIQIDIAMSDFDQVTDEELNLIKSKTKEFIQFNPEKDYLDGIATINYLREKNYKDITMVVKPTKRYDMNLTIIEYVFKNNVRIINDDSVIFKLNIGENEIEFDKYQDFTYISLFCLKDNEISVKDMKYEVENVKLEAFNSFAYSNQFIPYVNGKIKVKEETIIIMTK, encoded by the coding sequence TTGAAGGATAAAGCTTTAATTGTAATTTCTAGCACAGAATTAAATCTAAAACCTTTTGTTGAAAATCACACAATTATCGGTGTTGAAAGAGGATGTTTGGATTTAATAAATAAGGAGATACAAATTGATATTGCTATGTCTGATTTTGATCAAGTAACAGACGAAGAATTAAATTTAATTAAGTCAAAAACAAAGGAATTTATTCAATTCAATCCAGAAAAAGATTATTTAGATGGAATTGCAACTATTAATTATTTAAGAGAAAAAAACTATAAAGACATAACAATGGTTGTTAAACCTACAAAAAGATATGATATGAACCTTACTATAATTGAATATGTTTTTAAAAATAATGTAAGAATCATTAATGATGATTCTGTAATATTCAAATTAAATATAGGTGAAAACGAAATTGAATTTGATAAGTATCAAGATTTTACTTATATATCTCTATTCTGTTTAAAGGATAATGAAATAAGTGTAAAAGATATGAAATATGAAGTAGAAAACGTCAAGTTAGAAGCTTTTAACTCATTTGCTTACTCAAACCAATTTATACCTTATGTAAATGGAAAAATAAAAGTAAAAGAAGAGACAATAATAATAATGACAAAATAA
- the rpe gene encoding ribulose-phosphate 3-epimerase — MKKYIVAPSILTADFLNLKSDLDKLKDAKIEWIHYDVMDYNFVPNLSFGPKILSDIVSEYDFKMDLHLMVKVIGFSINDYLKPFVMKNVEQITMHYEALDENQIEEFIEFCKSNDLKCSLSINPDTEVSKIEKYLNKIQNVLVMSVHPGFGGQSFIESSLDKIIKLKELREKNNYNYLIQVDGGINEETYKLVQKAGVDMIVAGSYLVGKNVLDIEERVLKLEG; from the coding sequence ATGAAAAAATATATAGTTGCTCCAAGCATACTTACAGCTGATTTTCTTAATTTAAAATCTGACTTGGATAAGTTAAAAGATGCAAAAATAGAATGAATTCACTATGATGTTATGGATTATAACTTTGTACCAAACTTGTCTTTTGGACCAAAAATATTGTCTGACATAGTAAGTGAGTATGATTTCAAAATGGACCTACACTTAATGGTTAAAGTTATAGGTTTTAGTATTAACGACTATTTGAAACCTTTTGTTATGAAAAATGTTGAACAAATAACAATGCACTATGAGGCTCTTGATGAAAATCAAATAGAGGAATTTATAGAATTTTGTAAAAGCAATGATTTAAAATGTTCTTTATCTATTAATCCAGATACTGAAGTTTCTAAAATAGAAAAATATCTTAATAAAATTCAAAATGTTTTAGTTATGAGTGTTCATCCGGGATTTGGGGGACAAAGTTTTATAGAAAGTTCTTTAGACAAGATAATTAAACTAAAAGAATTAAGAGAAAAAAATAACTACAATTATTTAATTCAAGTCGATGGTGGAATAAATGAAGAAACATACAAACTTGTACAAAAGGCTGGTGTTGATATGATTGTTGCTGGAAGTTATTTAGTTGGTAAAAATGTTTTAGATATTGAAGAGAGGGTTTTAAAACTTGAAGGATAA
- the rsgA gene encoding ribosome small subunit-dependent GTPase A, with the protein MNKGIILKILSEYAYVLFEENLYECKATGKIRHSNNKPTTGDYVEFEIIDQENFKGSLTNILERTNELYRPRISNIDQVVIITSLRDPLLNTYTLNKYLFFVESLGIKPVLAFTKVDLTNKDDEELVKAKSYKDLGYETYLINNMIETDKEWMAFLKCLESKTSVFTGQTGAGKSTTLNHIIPDLFEKTQEISKALNRGKHTTTKNELFMYKDALIGDTPGFSSFEYKEISAEDIASSMFFFKEVNCKFNNCLHINNTPGCQVVKAVENKEFPDFIYNDYVKVQAEIEEQNKRRKY; encoded by the coding sequence ATGAATAAAGGTATTATTTTAAAAATCTTAAGTGAATATGCTTATGTTTTGTTTGAAGAAAACTTGTATGAATGTAAAGCTACAGGAAAAATAAGACACAGTAATAATAAACCAACAACTGGAGACTATGTTGAGTTTGAAATAATTGATCAAGAAAACTTTAAAGGTTCTTTGACCAACATTTTAGAAAGAACTAATGAACTTTATAGACCCAGAATTTCAAATATTGATCAAGTTGTTATAATTACATCTCTTAGAGACCCTTTATTAAACACTTACACTTTGAATAAATATTTATTTTTTGTAGAGTCTTTAGGAATAAAGCCTGTTTTGGCGTTTACTAAAGTTGACTTAACAAACAAAGATGATGAAGAATTGGTAAAGGCTAAATCTTATAAAGATTTGGGTTATGAAACTTATTTGATAAATAACATGATTGAAACCGACAAAGAATGAATGGCTTTTCTTAAGTGTTTAGAATCTAAAACATCTGTATTTACAGGTCAAACTGGAGCTGGTAAATCAACAACTTTAAATCATATAATTCCTGATTTATTTGAAAAAACTCAAGAAATATCAAAGGCATTGAATAGGGGTAAACATACAACAACTAAAAATGAATTATTTATGTACAAAGATGCTTTAATTGGTGATACTCCAGGGTTTTCATCATTTGAATACAAAGAAATAAGTGCTGAAGATATTGCTTCAAGCATGTTCTTCTTTAAAGAAGTCAACTGTAAATTTAATAATTGTTTACATATAAATAACACACCTGGTTGTCAAGTTGTAAAAGCTGTAGAAAATAAAGAATTTCCAGATTTCATATATAACGATTATGTAAAAGTACAAGCAGAAATTGAAGAACAAAACAAAAGGAGAAAATATTAA
- a CDS encoding serine/threonine-protein kinase encodes MSNYEPGSLINDRYEVINQLGKGGMASVFKAYDLFTKTIVAVKVVAPEIVIKPVGQERFEIEKEAFAKLGSNPYVVKLFDIIQQGEEWFIILECVEGGTLKDKYQEFGSMTLKELKYYFSRICDALSEAHKLRIIHRDIKPDNVLLTQSGEVKLGDFGISVMEGKSTETNKAIGTPKYMPPEIIAAQSPSPQSDIYSLGIMLYEFATGTAPFIAKEAPKIAAKHLKETPTSPRLINPAIPQSLENLILKMIEKEPMNRFESVDEVKRELLKIKSTDNPKPYIYHKKVTINMNDGQKTIKVGTAYDKLPSRARTMFFAWFLSIFVALIVTLVLVMVL; translated from the coding sequence ATGAGTAATTATGAACCAGGATCATTAATAAATGACAGATATGAAGTTATAAATCAGCTTGGTAAAGGTGGTATGGCATCTGTTTTCAAAGCATATGACTTATTCACAAAAACCATTGTTGCTGTAAAAGTTGTTGCTCCAGAAATTGTTATTAAACCAGTTGGTCAAGAAAGATTTGAAATAGAAAAAGAAGCTTTTGCTAAATTAGGATCAAATCCTTATGTGGTAAAGCTATTTGATATTATCCAACAAGGAGAAGAATGATTTATTATTCTTGAGTGTGTTGAGGGTGGAACATTAAAAGATAAATACCAAGAATTTGGTTCAATGACTTTAAAAGAATTGAAATATTATTTTTCAAGAATATGTGATGCCTTATCAGAGGCTCACAAATTAAGAATAATTCACAGAGATATTAAGCCTGATAATGTTTTGCTTACTCAATCTGGAGAAGTTAAATTAGGAGACTTTGGTATCTCTGTAATGGAAGGTAAGTCTACTGAAACAAATAAAGCTATTGGTACTCCTAAGTACATGCCTCCAGAAATAATTGCAGCACAATCTCCATCACCACAAAGTGATATTTATTCATTAGGTATAATGTTATATGAATTTGCAACTGGTACTGCACCTTTTATTGCAAAAGAAGCACCAAAAATTGCAGCAAAACACTTAAAAGAAACTCCTACAAGTCCTCGATTGATAAATCCAGCAATTCCTCAAAGTCTAGAAAATCTAATATTAAAAATGATTGAAAAAGAACCTATGAATAGATTTGAATCTGTGGATGAAGTTAAAAGAGAACTTTTAAAAATAAAAAGTACAGATAATCCAAAACCTTATATTTATCACAAAAAAGTAACTATAAATATGAATGATGGTCAAAAAACAATTAAAGTAGGAACAGCTTATGATAAGTTACCTTCAAGAGCTAGAACTATGTTCTTTGCTTGATTCTTGTCTATATTTGTGGCTTTGATTGTCACTTTAGTATTGGTTATGGTGTTATAA
- a CDS encoding PP2C family protein-serine/threonine phosphatase, protein MKFKSAILTDIGNYRKSNQDNLDFATKKSGEALGVVCDGMGGHAYGEVASKIAVEKFIEYFNEQDFSNLNQKEVNRWLRSCVNNILTEMVEYSNERFETRDMGTTLTAILFTSVGGFVINVGDSRTYKLVNDGLFQITQDQNLWNSTPEAERKDIQMSGVYEKANDFTFWKVLTSALGPQKTLRIDTYFIENQEGIYMLTTDGVHDYMDEEITASTLSNPKVKLKDKAHLIVEDAKDNISTDNLSILIIEAE, encoded by the coding sequence ATGAAATTTAAAAGTGCAATACTTACAGATATAGGTAACTATAGAAAATCAAACCAAGATAATCTTGATTTTGCAACAAAAAAATCAGGAGAAGCTCTTGGAGTTGTTTGTGATGGTATGGGTGGACACGCCTATGGTGAAGTTGCTTCAAAAATAGCTGTTGAAAAATTTATTGAATATTTCAATGAGCAAGATTTTTCAAACTTAAATCAAAAAGAAGTTAACAGATGATTAAGAAGTTGTGTAAATAACATTCTTACAGAAATGGTTGAATATTCAAACGAAAGATTTGAAACAAGAGATATGGGAACAACATTAACAGCAATACTATTCACAAGTGTTGGTGGATTTGTTATTAATGTTGGAGATTCAAGAACTTACAAACTTGTAAATGATGGTTTATTCCAAATTACTCAAGACCAAAACCTATGAAACTCAACACCTGAAGCAGAAAGAAAAGACATTCAAATGTCAGGAGTTTACGAAAAAGCAAACGACTTCACATTTTGAAAAGTTCTTACAAGTGCATTAGGACCACAAAAAACTTTAAGAATAGATACATACTTCATTGAAAACCAAGAAGGTATCTATATGTTAACAACTGATGGAGTTCACGATTACATGGATGAAGAAATAACAGCTTCAACATTAAGTAACCCAAAAGTTAAATTAAAAGACAAAGCACATTTAATTGTTGAGGATGCTAAAGATAACATTTCAACTGACAACTTATCAATTCTAATTATTGAAGCAGAGTAA
- the rlmN gene encoding 23S rRNA (adenine(2503)-C(2))-methyltransferase RlmN, whose protein sequence is MEQTSIFRYTIEELEDILVENGFKKFSAKQIYDWVYIKMETNFDNMTNLSKELREFIKERFTTNLLKDLVTEESKDGTIKILFMLDDKKTIETVLMPQKYGQSVCVTTQVGCKMSCKFCASGLIKTERNLSVDEIVRQIYTMNLYLKEKYKNDPDNKRSRVSHIVVMGIGEPFDNYDNVLKFVKIINDKRGFEIGARHITISTCGIVPKIREFADFKTQINLAISLHASNNEVRNQMMPINKAYPIEKLLDSVRYYVDQTNRRVTFEYILIDNVNDRPEHANELAKIIRGINGYVNLIPYNEVEENPYKKSTRIDEFFKILKKQGINAIVRKEFGADIDAACGQLRAKREGVIKNEI, encoded by the coding sequence ATGGAACAAACAAGTATATTTAGGTACACAATTGAAGAATTAGAAGATATTCTTGTAGAAAATGGATTTAAAAAGTTTTCTGCTAAGCAAATCTATGATTGAGTTTATATCAAGATGGAAACCAACTTTGATAACATGACTAACTTAAGTAAAGAATTGAGAGAATTTATTAAAGAAAGATTCACTACAAACTTACTAAAAGATTTAGTTACTGAAGAATCAAAAGACGGTACAATCAAAATCTTATTTATGCTTGATGATAAAAAAACTATAGAAACTGTTTTAATGCCACAGAAATATGGACAATCAGTTTGTGTTACTACACAAGTTGGATGTAAAATGTCTTGTAAATTCTGTGCCTCAGGATTAATAAAAACAGAAAGAAATCTTTCTGTTGATGAAATTGTCAGACAAATATATACAATGAACTTGTATTTAAAAGAAAAATATAAAAATGATCCAGACAACAAAAGATCAAGAGTAAGTCATATTGTTGTTATGGGTATAGGAGAACCTTTCGATAACTATGATAATGTACTAAAGTTTGTCAAAATAATAAATGACAAAAGAGGGTTTGAAATTGGAGCAAGACACATCACAATATCAACTTGTGGTATAGTTCCAAAAATTAGAGAATTTGCTGATTTTAAAACACAAATAAACTTGGCTATATCTCTTCATGCATCAAATAATGAAGTTAGAAATCAAATGATGCCAATCAACAAAGCTTATCCAATTGAAAAACTATTAGACTCAGTTAGATATTATGTTGATCAAACAAACAGAAGAGTTACCTTTGAATATATCTTGATAGATAATGTCAATGATAGACCAGAACATGCAAATGAACTAGCAAAAATAATAAGAGGAATTAATGGTTATGTTAACCTAATTCCTTACAATGAAGTTGAAGAAAACCCTTATAAAAAATCTACAAGAATAGATGAATTCTTTAAGATTTTGAAAAAACAAGGTATTAATGCAATAGTTAGAAAAGAATTTGGTGCAGACATTGATGCCGCTTGCGGACAATTAAGAGCCAAAAGGGAAGGTGTCATAAAAAATGAAATTTAA
- a CDS encoding RsmB/NOP family class I SAM-dependent RNA methyltransferase → MIDYFYLSKNNIVNEEIFKKGLVTIQDQTSGLASHILNPKLDSKVLDMCCAPGGKLTHLSQIMKNSGTIDAYELQENKIKLIIENLSRLDVKNVSLKCQNALDIEEKEYDYILLDAPCSGYGVIRQKPEIKLKKHSDQENLELIDLQEKLLDKAYKCMKKGTEIVYSTCTINKDENENQINKFLNKYKDVEIIYEKIFFGEEYDNDGFYICKMKKK, encoded by the coding sequence TTGATAGATTATTTTTATTTATCTAAGAACAATATTGTTAATGAAGAAATTTTTAAAAAAGGACTTGTAACAATACAAGATCAGACAAGTGGTTTAGCTTCTCACATACTTAATCCAAAATTAGATTCAAAAGTTTTGGATATGTGTTGTGCACCGGGAGGAAAACTAACTCACTTATCACAGATAATGAAAAACTCTGGAACTATTGATGCTTATGAGTTACAAGAAAATAAAATAAAATTAATAATCGAAAACTTATCTAGACTAGATGTTAAAAATGTAAGTTTAAAATGTCAAAATGCTTTAGACATAGAAGAAAAAGAATATGATTATATTCTTTTAGATGCTCCGTGTTCTGGATATGGTGTAATAAGACAAAAACCAGAAATAAAATTAAAGAAACACTCTGATCAAGAAAATTTAGAATTAATAGATTTACAAGAAAAACTTTTGGACAAAGCTTATAAATGTATGAAGAAGGGAACTGAAATAGTTTATTCAACTTGTACAATCAATAAAGATGAAAATGAAAATCAAATAAATAAATTTTTAAACAAATATAAAGATGTTGAAATAATTTACGAAAAAATATTTTTTGGTGAAGAGTATGATAATGACGGATTTTATATATGTAAAATGAAAAAGAAATAA
- a CDS encoding transcription antitermination factor NusB, producing MRSRKEALDILFEVLNNNKFSNKLLNNLIKKEAMSKQDIAFIFKLVYGTIQYKIYLEYVVNKVIDPEKTDYKIQILLWMNLYQLKFLKSKPYYVINESVEVAKSINKNYGGLVNKVSKELVNENLWEVKIKNKQNIFALENGFPFWLFKKIENDYSKEKACEFILHSNKESKISLRLNTLKISKEEFEKNI from the coding sequence ATGAGATCTAGAAAAGAAGCGTTAGATATTTTATTTGAAGTATTAAACAATAATAAGTTTTCAAATAAATTACTTAACAATCTTATAAAAAAAGAAGCTATGTCAAAACAGGACATAGCTTTTATTTTTAAATTGGTATATGGAACCATTCAATACAAAATATATTTGGAATATGTAGTTAATAAAGTAATTGATCCAGAAAAAACTGATTATAAAATTCAAATACTGTTATGAATGAATTTATACCAGTTAAAGTTTTTAAAATCAAAACCTTACTATGTAATAAATGAGTCAGTTGAAGTTGCTAAATCTATAAATAAAAACTATGGAGGATTAGTTAATAAAGTTTCTAAGGAATTAGTTAATGAAAATTTATGGGAAGTAAAAATAAAAAATAAACAAAATATTTTTGCTTTAGAAAATGGATTTCCTTTTTGATTATTTAAAAAAATTGAAAATGATTATTCAAAAGAAAAAGCTTGTGAATTTATTTTGCACTCTAATAAAGAAAGTAAAATAAGTTTAAGATTAAATACATTAAAAATAAGTAAAGAAGAATTTGAAAAAAATATTTAG
- the gmk gene encoding guanylate kinase has translation MNKQGKIIILSGPSGVGKGTINKELAQDKSLNLVQSISMTTRAPRPGEVDGVNYFFVDKETFKDSIQHNELIEYAEFIDNFYGTPRKTVYDKIAKGENVILEIEVVGATQVLKKEKPENLVSIFLMPPSLKALEQRLRKRGTEKEEIIKQRLDKALLEIPLKHKYQYIIEIDSVENAVAKVKEVLAKENTLSVDPSESKYFKLKDKVAQIVSEQYEFFVNNWRENVQKVGGEKIDASFDFKNYLVELLTDKTYAHVLASEDLNILDNSEFIETIVEHFMIDVNFFSIEQKEFKK, from the coding sequence ATGAATAAACAAGGTAAAATAATTATTTTATCAGGACCTTCAGGTGTTGGTAAAGGTACAATTAATAAAGAATTAGCACAAGATAAATCATTAAACTTAGTTCAATCAATCTCTATGACAACACGTGCTCCAAGACCTGGAGAAGTTGATGGAGTTAACTACTTTTTCGTTGATAAAGAAACTTTTAAAGATTCTATTCAACACAATGAATTAATCGAATATGCTGAATTCATTGATAATTTTTATGGAACACCAAGAAAAACTGTATATGACAAAATCGCAAAAGGTGAAAATGTTATTTTAGAAATCGAAGTTGTTGGTGCAACCCAAGTTCTTAAAAAAGAAAAACCAGAAAATTTAGTTTCTATTTTCTTAATGCCACCAAGCTTAAAAGCCTTAGAACAAAGACTAAGAAAACGTGGTACTGAAAAAGAAGAAATCATTAAACAAAGATTAGACAAAGCTTTATTAGAAATTCCGTTAAAACACAAATACCAATACATTATTGAAATTGATAGTGTTGAAAACGCAGTTGCAAAAGTTAAAGAAGTTTTAGCAAAAGAAAATACATTAAGTGTAGATCCTTCTGAAAGTAAATACTTTAAATTAAAAGATAAAGTAGCTCAAATCGTAAGTGAACAATATGAGTTCTTCGTAAATAATTGAAGAGAAAATGTTCAAAAAGTTGGTGGAGAAAAAATCGATGCAAGTTTTGATTTCAAAAACTACTTAGTAGAATTATTAACAGACAAAACTTACGCTCACGTATTGGCAAGTGAAGATTTAAATATTCTTGACAACTCAGAGTTCATTGAAACAATCGTAGAACACTTCATGATTGATGTTAACTTCTTCAGTATTGAACAAAAAGAATTCAAAAAATAA
- a CDS encoding peptide deformylase produces MKLDLTKDLLQKEIPTNKWLWKDTQPEVIRNKSVDVELPLSSENELVMNKLIDFVRYSQDPDLNKKENEDYLRPAVGLAAPQIGSNTNMFFTRFEWDLEGNDVEEFAMVNAKIVAKSDQIGCLSDGEGCLSVDKDHKGIVPRSYKIQVQGYDWLTKEEVDLTLRGYHAIVFQHELEHNQGNLYYDRINQEDPNFKDESWIVI; encoded by the coding sequence ATGAAATTAGATTTAACAAAAGACTTACTACAAAAGGAAATTCCAACAAACAAATGATTATGAAAAGACACTCAACCAGAGGTTATTAGAAACAAATCAGTTGATGTGGAGTTACCTCTAAGCAGTGAAAATGAATTGGTAATGAACAAATTAATTGATTTTGTAAGATATAGCCAAGATCCAGATTTGAATAAAAAAGAAAACGAAGACTATTTAAGACCAGCTGTTGGTTTAGCAGCTCCCCAAATAGGAAGCAACACAAATATGTTCTTTACTAGATTTGAATGAGATTTAGAAGGAAATGATGTAGAAGAATTTGCAATGGTTAATGCAAAAATAGTTGCAAAAAGCGATCAAATAGGATGTTTAAGTGATGGAGAAGGTTGTTTAAGTGTGGACAAAGACCACAAAGGTATAGTTCCAAGAAGTTATAAAATACAAGTTCAAGGTTATGATTGATTAACAAAAGAAGAAGTTGATTTAACTTTAAGAGGATATCATGCAATTGTTTTCCAACACGAGTTAGAACACAATCAAGGTAACCTATATTACGATAGAATCAATCAAGAAGATCCTAACTTTAAAGATGAAAGCTGAATAGTAATTTAA
- a CDS encoding ribonuclease J has translation MEDKKQESLQQVKSVVADLEKKIEIKKLADNIDPPKKKLPQAPFPTKVYALGGLEEVGKNTYCIEYNDEIIMIDAGVKFPDATQLGVSAVIPDFSYLVENNSKLKGLFITHGHEDHIGGIPYLLQQVDVPVIYAPALAAALIRDRLKEYKLQNKTVVKEYVENDVYSTKNFTIQFAAVNHSIPDAFGIHVQTPNGAIFSTGDYKFDWTPLGHDANVQRLASWGNDGIELLMADSTNAEVEGYTIGERKVIQNIDTHFLKSKGRIIIASFASNVHRLQHIIELANKYGRRIVVIGRSIERIIKIIRQMGHLNINDKMFIKPNEIDNFPKNQIMILCTGSQGEPMAALSRISRMEHQTIKIIPGDTVIMSSSPIPGNRADVENVINKLTRIGANVIENSADNKIHTSGHASQEEQKLLFTLLKPRCFMPMHGEYRMLKIHGETATKVNVKPHNVFVVANGDQIELHNGVGQVGKRVPAEAVFIDGKDMTGKASNVIRERNILSKDGLMAVIISIDSQANKLSAPPRIVSRGSFYVRDSGNVIAESINIVTNAVQEVLKSQKPTFGAIKNAIKESLSPFIFRYKRRNPLIIPVILNKKVEVK, from the coding sequence ATGGAAGACAAAAAACAAGAGTCTCTACAACAGGTAAAAAGCGTAGTTGCAGATTTAGAGAAAAAAATTGAAATTAAAAAATTGGCAGATAACATAGATCCGCCAAAGAAAAAATTACCACAAGCACCTTTCCCTACTAAAGTTTACGCTTTAGGTGGATTAGAAGAAGTTGGTAAAAACACTTATTGTATCGAATATAATGACGAAATCATAATGATAGATGCCGGAGTTAAGTTCCCTGACGCTACACAATTGGGTGTAAGTGCAGTAATACCTGACTTTAGTTACTTAGTAGAAAATAATTCAAAATTAAAAGGATTATTTATTACTCACGGTCACGAAGACCACATTGGAGGTATTCCTTACCTTCTACAACAAGTAGATGTACCTGTAATTTATGCTCCAGCTTTAGCTGCTGCTTTAATTAGAGATAGATTGAAAGAATACAAATTACAAAACAAAACCGTTGTTAAAGAATATGTAGAAAATGATGTTTATTCAACAAAGAACTTTACAATTCAATTTGCAGCAGTTAACCACTCAATACCAGATGCATTTGGTATTCACGTTCAAACACCTAATGGTGCAATCTTCTCAACAGGAGATTACAAATTTGACTGAACACCATTAGGTCATGACGCTAACGTACAAAGATTAGCTTCATGAGGAAATGATGGAATCGAATTGTTAATGGCAGATTCAACTAACGCAGAGGTTGAAGGATATACAATTGGTGAAAGAAAAGTTATTCAAAACATTGATACACATTTCTTAAAATCAAAAGGAAGAATTATTATTGCTTCATTTGCATCAAACGTACACAGACTTCAACATATTATTGAATTAGCTAACAAGTATGGTAGAAGAATTGTTGTTATAGGTAGAAGTATTGAAAGAATTATTAAAATAATTAGACAAATGGGTCACTTAAATATCAATGACAAAATGTTTATTAAACCAAATGAAATTGATAACTTCCCAAAAAATCAAATAATGATTTTATGTACAGGAAGTCAAGGAGAACCTATGGCTGCTCTATCTAGAATTTCTAGAATGGAACACCAAACAATTAAAATAATTCCTGGAGATACAGTAATTATGTCTTCATCACCTATTCCAGGTAATAGAGCTGATGTTGAAAATGTAATTAATAAATTAACAAGAATTGGTGCTAATGTTATTGAAAATAGTGCTGATAATAAAATCCATACTTCAGGGCATGCCAGCCAAGAAGAACAAAAACTATTATTCACTTTATTAAAACCAAGATGTTTTATGCCAATGCACGGTGAATATAGAATGTTAAAAATTCATGGTGAAACAGCAACAAAAGTTAATGTTAAACCACATAATGTATTTGTTGTGGCCAATGGAGATCAAATCGAATTACATAACGGTGTTGGTCAGGTAGGAAAAAGAGTTCCTGCTGAAGCAGTCTTCATTGACGGAAAAGATATGACAGGAAAAGCAAGTAACGTTATTAGAGAAAGAAACATATTGAGTAAAGATGGTTTAATGGCTGTAATTATCTCAATAGATTCACAAGCTAATAAGTTATCTGCCCCTCCAAGAATTGTTTCAAGGGGAAGTTTCTATGTAAGAGATAGCGGTAACGTTATTGCTGAATCAATCAACATAGTAACAAATGCAGTACAAGAAGTTCTTAAATCACAAAAACCAACATTTGGTGCGATTAAGAATGCGATAAAGGAATCATTATCACCTTTCATCTTTAGATATAAAAGAAGAAATCCGCTAATCATTCCAGTAATTTTAAACAAAAAAGTAGAGGTAAAATAG